Proteins encoded in a region of the Cytobacillus pseudoceanisediminis genome:
- a CDS encoding non-ribosomal peptide synthetase — MNKEGKSAGSIKRFEVDSVIVSAIRDASVEYKVSPFVIFIAAYYVFLYKYTNQKELILGVPVANRQQMDTERLIGCIANTLPLKADIDHQETSVAFMRKISEIVREAQDHEELPFDKLVDLLNVTRSLTNNPVFQSMFVYQRKEQSTLRLDKCLLQPYEVETGTSKFDLSLSLLDTPERIEGFFEYSTIFEEETINRMINSYLQILSEMILSPNERLGEIKAITPIEESYLLGEKSCKYPKEGNIHERFAEQVKKFPNRTAIVYGTEEITYAELDQESNRMANYLRKNGVGRETRVAILQDRSISYIISILGVLKAGGTYIPLDPEQPESRLLYIIEDSRCNIVISHAKFKNTFSLGGNYKSIIYEEDPWNLEGSGGNSMDVYPEQVAYIIYTSGSTGKPKGVLNTHHNVRRLFGAPRNILHFLKMMLGHFFIHWLLTLQFGRYGELCFTEGNL; from the coding sequence ATGAACAAAGAAGGGAAATCTGCAGGAAGCATTAAAAGATTTGAAGTAGACAGCGTCATTGTAAGTGCTATTAGAGATGCGAGCGTGGAGTATAAGGTTTCTCCTTTTGTTATTTTCATAGCAGCCTATTATGTTTTTTTATACAAATACACTAATCAAAAAGAGCTTATACTTGGGGTTCCGGTTGCCAATCGCCAGCAGATGGACACTGAAAGACTGATAGGATGTATTGCCAATACTCTACCTCTTAAAGCAGATATTGATCACCAAGAGACATCCGTTGCCTTTATGAGGAAAATATCCGAAATAGTACGGGAGGCACAGGATCATGAGGAGCTTCCATTCGATAAACTGGTTGACCTCTTAAATGTGACAAGAAGCCTAACTAATAATCCCGTGTTTCAGTCTATGTTTGTTTACCAGCGGAAAGAGCAGTCCACACTCCGGCTGGATAAATGCCTTCTTCAACCTTATGAAGTAGAAACGGGAACTAGCAAATTTGACTTGTCACTATCGTTATTGGATACACCAGAGAGAATAGAAGGTTTCTTTGAATATAGCACAATTTTTGAAGAAGAAACTATCAATAGAATGATTAATAGTTATCTTCAGATTCTATCAGAAATGATCCTTTCTCCAAATGAACGATTAGGAGAGATTAAAGCCATTACTCCTATTGAAGAGAGTTATCTGCTTGGAGAAAAGAGCTGCAAATATCCAAAAGAAGGTAATATACATGAACGATTTGCTGAACAAGTTAAAAAATTTCCAAATCGGACAGCTATCGTCTATGGAACAGAAGAAATTACATATGCTGAGTTGGACCAAGAAAGTAACAGGATGGCGAACTACCTAAGAAAAAACGGGGTTGGAAGAGAGACAAGGGTAGCTATCCTGCAGGACCGTTCAATTTCATATATCATCAGCATTCTTGGTGTTCTGAAAGCAGGCGGTACCTATATACCTCTCGACCCTGAACAGCCTGAGAGCAGATTGCTATATATAATAGAAGATTCTCGGTGTAACATTGTAATTTCTCATGCAAAATTCAAAAATACTTTTAGCCTGGGTGGGAATTACAAATCAATCATTTACGAGGAAGATCCTTGGAATTTAGAGGGCAGTGGTGGAAATTCCATGGACGTTTATCCGGAACAGGTGGCATATATTATATACACTTCTGGTTCGACAGGAAAACCAAAGGGAGTCTTAAATACGCACCATAACGTCAGAAGACTTTTTGGAGCGCCGAGGAACATTTTGCATTTTCTGAAAATGATGCTTGGACACTTTTTCATTCACTGGCTTTTGACTTTACAATTTGGGAGATATGGGGAGCTTTGTTTTACGGAGGGAAACTTGTGA
- a CDS encoding non-ribosomal peptide synthetase, protein MISKAEEVGYLFTLEDLFQNQTIEELVQLLNEPGRQVNRKASLEPFALVPEEEKTLIPEGVKDVYPLAKVQEGMFFHMEQYPEQPLYHNIDSVLLKGKFDYSLFSKAVQKVVAGNVMLRTSFDLKNFSIPMQMVHENALLPVGFMDIRHLDHPDQENIIDEYVQEEKKNTFDLTKPSLLRFFIHQRSEETFQFSLTECHLIFDGWSLTSTLAEIFEVYFNLLEGEEIANREELAIDYRDFIYLEQEAINSAEHIEFWKEFLAECQVLKLPVYEEKRKQKGTFRVRRRIVELSKETSRKLKQVSEEYRIPVKSMLLGSHIKALQSITGQSDIVTGMVSNGRMEEKDGEKVKGLFINTLPFRQQVFSGSWIDHMKMIFETEQKILPFRRLPLPEIQRHINQSTLFDTAFNYVYFHSMEPLLTSDKIQVEGYNSHSANDTHFKLMVTFSNHPPDYEIRLTLAYDESTFTESQMDLIAGIYHTILKSIAECPEEPHNDRPFLPDDIYEKVVFGWNSNEETFNDEHLSLHELIQKQDGGRVALIERNKEYTYQWLDRESDKVAAYLQSRGMTNDFIGIYMDRSAEMIAGLVGILKSGCAYVPLDTSYPEDRIKYMLKDSKVKCTLTTEKRSAELEGITDSLIDIENILHASRSLPIQKSAPKLAYMIYTSGSTGRPKGTMVAHKGVVNRILWMQKHYGISQEERGLHKTPLSFDYSVFEIFSTLCTGGALVLAKPEGHKDSSYLAGLIKEHQITTLFFVPTMLQEFLKALEAGSITTIKRVMCSGEPLTSQIKDSFFRMFDAELYNQYGPTEASVEVTSFACRREDAVVRIGRPMSNTKIYILDDNLHPSGIGVPGEIYIGGLGLAAAYHGKPSLTAESFIPNPFSSLGERLYKTGDLAQYSPEGEIEYIGRKDSQVKMRGLRIELSEIESIIREQPEFKEGVVIYRKDDLSPYGMLVAYVIPENGEQLNEKEAKRVLRKGLPRFMVPERIILMEELPVNPNGKLDRSKLPEPMLGTVSERDITPATTVMERKMVKIFQQILGVDQIGIHDDFFELGGNSLNVVHLMGQIEKLLGQKIPLDVIYEKPTIHEILEEATGRNSIVGRINAFAKNELTSRHGELFTEVTDLGPTLFFISEMEAIYPSSMIPQATDLAEAIGSDYRIIAIQPPPFLKDLEEADLRKVGTLKVELAEPYINLKEIAQLTVNGIRKFKPQGPFIIGAQSTGCLLALEVVKILEIEGEEIETLFLIEDNAISEPLKRETDDPLVKEEFLRRAISKTGGDESYPQSLKELPEDEIWEKTRELLVDQDLISEEVQYQDIYTIFQLDHFNRQIKKQLWNSGFPGKVRSNLLILTSGAKEGNFWTSLTEGKVMYEELPKDTIRFSPLHLEGLKTKLVKPKNSYQEQVRNEL, encoded by the coding sequence GTGATATCAAAAGCGGAAGAGGTCGGATACCTCTTCACTCTAGAGGATCTGTTTCAAAATCAAACCATAGAAGAGCTTGTCCAGTTGTTGAATGAGCCCGGTCGCCAAGTGAACCGAAAAGCTTCTCTTGAACCATTTGCTCTTGTTCCTGAAGAAGAAAAGACTCTTATTCCTGAAGGAGTCAAGGATGTGTATCCTCTCGCAAAAGTTCAAGAAGGAATGTTCTTTCACATGGAACAATATCCTGAACAGCCTCTTTATCATAATATTGACAGCGTGCTGCTTAAAGGGAAGTTTGATTACTCCTTATTTTCAAAAGCGGTACAGAAAGTGGTTGCTGGGAATGTGATGCTTCGTACATCGTTTGATCTTAAGAATTTTAGCATTCCCATGCAGATGGTTCACGAGAATGCACTTCTGCCTGTTGGCTTTATGGATATAAGACATTTAGACCATCCGGATCAGGAAAATATTATTGATGAATATGTGCAGGAAGAGAAGAAGAACACTTTTGACCTGACAAAGCCAAGCCTGCTCCGTTTTTTTATTCATCAGCGTTCAGAGGAAACTTTTCAGTTCAGCTTAACTGAGTGCCATCTTATCTTTGATGGTTGGAGCCTGACTTCAACACTTGCTGAGATCTTTGAGGTGTACTTCAATTTGCTGGAAGGGGAAGAAATAGCCAACAGGGAAGAACTGGCCATTGACTACAGGGATTTTATTTATCTTGAGCAGGAAGCTATTAATAGTGCAGAGCACATTGAATTTTGGAAAGAATTTTTAGCGGAGTGTCAAGTTCTTAAGCTCCCGGTTTATGAAGAAAAACGGAAGCAAAAAGGCACTTTTAGAGTGAGAAGAAGGATTGTAGAACTGTCAAAGGAAACATCCAGAAAACTAAAGCAAGTTTCAGAGGAATATCGAATCCCTGTAAAAAGTATGTTGCTTGGATCGCATATCAAAGCTCTGCAGTCTATCACGGGCCAAAGCGATATAGTAACAGGAATGGTCTCTAACGGCAGAATGGAGGAAAAAGACGGGGAAAAGGTCAAAGGTCTTTTTATAAATACACTGCCATTCAGGCAGCAGGTATTTTCAGGAAGCTGGATTGATCATATGAAGATGATTTTTGAAACAGAGCAAAAGATCTTACCATTCAGGAGACTTCCTCTGCCGGAGATACAACGTCATATTAACCAGTCTACGCTCTTTGATACAGCTTTTAATTATGTGTATTTTCATTCAATGGAGCCACTGCTGACTTCTGACAAAATACAGGTTGAAGGATATAACAGCCATTCAGCTAATGATACCCATTTTAAATTAATGGTCACATTCTCGAACCATCCGCCAGACTATGAAATTCGTCTAACGCTGGCCTACGATGAGAGTACATTTACAGAAAGCCAAATGGATTTGATCGCAGGGATTTATCATACTATTCTGAAGTCCATTGCGGAATGCCCAGAAGAACCGCATAATGATCGACCTTTTCTGCCTGATGATATTTATGAAAAAGTAGTGTTTGGTTGGAACTCAAATGAAGAAACATTTAATGATGAACACCTTTCCCTTCATGAGCTTATTCAAAAACAGGATGGAGGCAGGGTGGCACTGATTGAAAGGAACAAGGAGTACACTTATCAATGGCTTGACCGAGAAAGTGATAAAGTAGCTGCTTACTTGCAAAGTAGGGGAATGACCAATGATTTTATCGGTATCTATATGGATCGTTCAGCTGAAATGATCGCAGGTTTGGTTGGGATATTGAAATCTGGTTGTGCTTATGTACCTTTGGACACTTCTTATCCCGAAGACCGAATCAAATATATGCTGAAGGATTCAAAAGTAAAGTGCACCCTTACTACAGAAAAACGCTCAGCAGAGCTTGAAGGAATCACTGACAGCCTTATCGATATAGAAAATATACTGCATGCATCTCGCTCGCTTCCTATTCAAAAATCAGCGCCAAAGCTTGCTTATATGATTTATACATCGGGATCAACAGGAAGGCCTAAAGGGACAATGGTTGCCCACAAAGGGGTTGTTAACCGGATTCTCTGGATGCAAAAGCACTACGGGATTTCACAGGAAGAACGGGGACTTCACAAAACGCCATTAAGCTTTGATTATTCCGTATTTGAAATCTTCAGTACACTTTGCACAGGAGGAGCTCTTGTACTTGCGAAGCCTGAAGGCCACAAAGACAGCAGCTATCTTGCCGGCCTGATTAAAGAGCACCAAATAACTACACTGTTTTTTGTTCCAACAATGCTACAGGAGTTCCTGAAGGCACTGGAAGCTGGTTCTATTACTACGATTAAAAGAGTAATGTGCAGCGGGGAACCTTTAACTTCACAAATAAAAGATTCATTTTTTAGAATGTTTGATGCTGAACTTTACAACCAATATGGACCAACTGAGGCTTCAGTTGAAGTGACATCTTTTGCTTGTAGGAGAGAGGATGCAGTTGTTCGGATTGGACGACCGATGTCCAATACAAAAATATATATATTGGATGATAACTTACATCCTTCTGGAATTGGAGTACCTGGAGAAATCTATATCGGAGGACTTGGCTTGGCTGCTGCTTATCACGGAAAACCAAGTTTAACAGCTGAGAGTTTTATCCCAAATCCTTTCTCTTCATTAGGAGAACGTTTGTATAAAACTGGCGACCTTGCTCAGTATAGCCCCGAAGGAGAAATTGAATATATCGGCCGTAAAGACAGTCAGGTGAAGATGAGAGGCCTGCGAATAGAGTTAAGTGAGATTGAATCTATCATAAGAGAACAGCCTGAGTTTAAAGAAGGTGTGGTTATCTACCGTAAAGATGATTTATCTCCTTATGGAATGTTGGTTGCTTATGTAATACCTGAAAATGGAGAGCAACTAAACGAAAAAGAAGCCAAAAGAGTTCTGAGAAAAGGTCTTCCACGCTTTATGGTGCCAGAGAGGATCATTTTGATGGAAGAGCTTCCAGTAAACCCAAATGGAAAGTTGGACAGAAGTAAGCTGCCAGAACCGATGCTTGGAACTGTAAGTGAGAGAGACATAACACCTGCTACTACTGTTATGGAAAGAAAAATGGTGAAAATCTTTCAGCAAATTCTCGGAGTGGACCAAATCGGAATACACGACGACTTCTTTGAACTAGGGGGAAATTCCCTAAATGTTGTTCACTTAATGGGGCAGATTGAAAAGCTGCTTGGTCAAAAAATTCCATTAGATGTGATTTATGAAAAGCCGACTATTCATGAGATTTTGGAAGAAGCGACTGGAAGAAACTCCATTGTCGGCCGAATTAATGCATTTGCTAAGAATGAACTTACTAGTAGGCATGGTGAATTGTTTACTGAAGTGACAGATTTGGGTCCAACGCTATTCTTTATATCAGAGATGGAAGCCATATACCCGTCTTCAATGATTCCTCAAGCAACAGATCTCGCAGAGGCAATTGGGTCAGATTACCGGATAATTGCTATCCAGCCACCTCCATTTCTGAAAGATCTTGAAGAGGCAGACTTAAGAAAAGTGGGAACCTTAAAAGTTGAATTGGCTGAACCATATATAAACCTAAAAGAAATAGCGCAACTAACGGTAAATGGAATCAGGAAATTTAAACCGCAAGGGCCATTTATAATCGGTGCGCAATCAACAGGATGCTTGCTTGCATTAGAGGTTGTGAAGATTCTGGAGATTGAAGGAGAAGAGATAGAGACACTGTTTTTAATAGAAGATAACGCTATTTCGGAACCGTTAAAGAGAGAAACAGACGATCCCTTAGTGAAGGAAGAATTCCTCCGGAGGGCAATCAGCAAGACAGGAGGGGATGAAAGCTATCCTCAATCCTTAAAGGAATTACCGGAAGATGAAATATGGGAAAAAACAAGGGAGCTTCTTGTTGACCAGGATTTGATTAGTGAAGAAGTCCAATACCAGGATATTTATACTATATTCCAGCTTGACCATTTCAATAGACAGATAAAAAAACAATTGTGGAATAGTGGTTTTCCTGGGAAAGTACGCTCTAATCTTCTTATCCTTACTTCTGGTGCCAAGGAAGGAAACTTCTGGACAAGTTTAACAGAAGGAAAGGTTATGTATGAAGAATTGCCAAAAGATACTATTAGATTTTCTCCTCTACATCTTGAGGGATTAAAGACAAAGCTGGTCAAACCAAAGAATTCCTACCAGGAACAGGTGAGAAACGAACTATGA
- a CDS encoding AMP-binding protein, translating to MAFDFTIWEIWGALFYGGKLVIVPSEVRRSPNEFLNLLLQQNITVLNQTPSAFKELLHEMEKVPANLNLKYIIFGGEALHFDDLSRWFEKYGDRTHLINMYGITETTVHVTWREVRLEETHEGSKSLIGRPLNDLKIYILNEDFQPVPIGVQGEIFVSGDGVARGYNNRFALTAERFIPDPFSNKGGRLYRTGDVGRILPSGDIEYIGRADDQVKIKGHRIELGEIKSYISNDPSIKDCEVTVRINENNEKEIAAFVVFKELANDIAIKGLRQRLLHDLPKYMFPAHLHSVDSIPLTTNGKADKAALLKLCGQHPGRTARLPETNKEKTLAGIWQEILNKKQVYLDDNFSL from the coding sequence CTGGCTTTTGACTTTACAATTTGGGAGATATGGGGAGCTTTGTTTTACGGAGGGAAACTTGTGATTGTTCCATCCGAAGTGAGAAGAAGCCCAAATGAATTTTTAAACTTGTTGCTTCAGCAAAACATCACCGTATTGAATCAAACTCCTTCAGCATTCAAAGAGCTGTTACATGAGATGGAAAAGGTACCTGCAAACCTCAACTTAAAATATATTATCTTTGGCGGCGAAGCGCTTCATTTTGATGACCTCTCACGTTGGTTTGAAAAGTACGGAGACAGGACTCACCTAATCAATATGTACGGCATTACGGAGACTACAGTGCATGTGACTTGGCGGGAGGTACGATTAGAAGAAACGCATGAGGGATCTAAAAGTTTGATTGGCCGCCCACTAAACGACCTTAAGATTTATATTCTTAATGAGGATTTTCAGCCTGTTCCAATTGGAGTACAAGGAGAAATATTTGTTAGCGGAGATGGCGTTGCCCGAGGTTACAATAACCGATTTGCTCTGACTGCAGAGCGGTTTATCCCGGATCCATTTTCTAATAAGGGCGGGCGTCTTTACCGTACAGGGGACGTTGGCAGGATACTCCCGAGTGGTGATATTGAGTATATCGGGAGGGCGGATGACCAGGTAAAGATCAAGGGACACCGGATTGAGTTAGGAGAAATCAAAAGCTATATATCTAACGATCCTTCGATAAAGGATTGTGAAGTAACTGTAAGGATCAATGAAAATAATGAAAAAGAAATAGCGGCTTTTGTTGTTTTTAAAGAACTTGCTAATGACATAGCAATTAAAGGACTGAGGCAAAGGCTTCTTCACGATTTACCGAAGTACATGTTCCCTGCACATTTACATTCTGTTGATTCAATTCCTTTAACGACTAACGGAAAAGCGGATAAGGCAGCGCTGCTAAAACTCTGCGGCCAACATCCTGGAAGAACGGCCAGGTTGCCGGAAACTAACAAGGAAAAAACACTTGCAGGCATTTGGCAGGAAATATTAAACAAAAAACAGGTATACCTCGATGATAATTTTTCTCTCTAG
- a CDS encoding cyclic peptide export ABC transporter: MKIFKFLFSTSKVNVVLAIVAGIISGGSGTLVIALVNHILTLENPGMLRIILGFAGLCLAMLLTSFVSGYLLIRLAQGSIIELRLDLSKRILSTPLRVLEEKGPHRLLASLTDDVAAIMNAVSVSPMLITNLVIVLGCLGYMGFLSLPVLGIGLGFMLTAFLSYQLLMKFANKYLIQAREKQDELFNHFNALTQGTKELKTNKKRRLSFFQDELEPTVHGVYQSTVRGMTLYTFAGNWGQLLFLFFIGFVLFLGPVFSSVSSEILVGYTLAILYMMTPLITILNIMPNFGRANISLKKIDSLGLSLGEDVLTENNLEKRGYEKLEFKGLTHQYYREKEDLNFTLKIDNLTFTPGEIVFLVGGNGSGKTTLAKMLTGLYLPDSGSIILDGEEVTKDSIDHYRQLFSVVFSDFYLFDNLLGIDLEKQQEEAQHYLELLQLDHKVTIRNGKLSTTRLSQGQRKRLALLTAYLEDRPFYVFDEWAADQDPVFKEIFYTHLLQDLKERGKTILVISHDDQYFHLAERVINVDYGRIVSDERMESSKYRHLVAEY; the protein is encoded by the coding sequence ATGAAAATATTTAAATTCTTATTTAGCACCTCAAAGGTAAATGTAGTACTTGCCATTGTTGCTGGCATTATCTCTGGAGGCAGCGGTACTCTGGTAATTGCTCTGGTCAATCATATTCTGACACTAGAGAATCCTGGTATGCTCCGTATTATTTTGGGGTTCGCGGGTCTATGCCTAGCTATGTTGCTGACTAGTTTTGTGTCTGGCTACCTCCTAATACGTCTGGCACAAGGTTCGATCATCGAGTTAAGACTAGATTTAAGCAAAAGGATTCTTTCTACACCTCTTCGCGTTCTGGAAGAAAAAGGTCCTCATAGACTCTTGGCTAGTCTTACGGATGACGTAGCAGCGATTATGAATGCAGTTAGTGTTAGCCCTATGCTCATAACCAATTTGGTAATTGTCCTTGGATGTCTTGGGTATATGGGTTTTCTCTCCCTGCCTGTTTTAGGCATTGGTCTCGGTTTTATGCTGACAGCTTTTCTAAGCTACCAGCTATTGATGAAATTCGCCAATAAGTATTTGATTCAGGCTAGGGAGAAACAAGATGAGCTGTTTAATCATTTTAATGCCCTTACCCAGGGTACAAAAGAGCTCAAAACCAATAAAAAAAGAAGACTGAGTTTCTTTCAGGATGAACTAGAGCCAACGGTACATGGAGTTTACCAAAGTACAGTCCGTGGGATGACACTGTATACATTTGCTGGAAATTGGGGGCAGCTGCTATTTCTCTTCTTCATAGGATTCGTACTCTTTCTGGGTCCTGTCTTCAGTTCGGTCAGTTCAGAAATTTTGGTGGGGTATACATTGGCGATTTTATATATGATGACTCCGCTTATAACTATTTTAAACATTATGCCAAACTTTGGACGGGCAAATATCTCACTGAAGAAAATAGACAGCCTTGGCCTATCCCTTGGAGAAGATGTACTGACAGAAAACAACCTGGAAAAAAGAGGTTATGAGAAGTTGGAATTTAAAGGGCTCACTCATCAGTATTACAGAGAAAAAGAAGACCTGAATTTCACTTTGAAAATAGACAACTTAACTTTTACACCAGGAGAGATTGTTTTTCTTGTCGGTGGGAACGGAAGCGGTAAGACCACACTTGCGAAAATGCTTACCGGCCTCTATCTGCCAGACTCTGGGTCTATTATTCTTGATGGCGAAGAAGTGACAAAAGATAGTATAGACCATTACCGTCAACTCTTCTCCGTCGTGTTTAGTGATTTTTATCTATTTGATAATCTTCTGGGAATAGACTTAGAAAAACAACAGGAAGAGGCTCAACATTATCTGGAACTGTTACAGTTGGACCACAAAGTTACTATCCGAAATGGGAAGCTATCGACTACGAGGCTGTCTCAAGGGCAAAGAAAAAGACTAGCTCTTTTGACAGCTTATCTTGAAGACAGGCCATTTTATGTGTTCGACGAGTGGGCTGCAGATCAGGACCCGGTATTTAAGGAGATTTTTTACACGCATCTTCTCCAGGATCTTAAAGAACGTGGGAAAACAATTCTAGTTATTTCGCATGATGACCAGTATTTTCACTTGGCCGAAAGAGTTATTAATGTCGATTACGGACGGATTGTCAGTGATGAACGGATGGAATCAAGTAAATACCGCCACTTAGTGGCTGAATATTAA
- a CDS encoding non-ribosomal peptide synthetase — protein sequence MDSKTLSYRELNSKVNCLARYIKQYINPEDRVAIFLPRSEEAVISILAVLKAGGCFVPIDVKWPVNRVQYAIKNSGASLAITKEQAGLKDINLGIKVLDLEAERLKIQQEVEVPFVSSVLPEQLAYVLFTSGSTGMPKGVSVQHDSLLNYILWVDQQFKNEDLKLPFISELGFDAFLKQLFYPLMRGKKVTLFSEEDVLEPVRFLEKFLEYELNTLNLVPSLWNVLVGEILKDDILAEKVKTGITHLLVGGEKISSVLLKDTWELFPNIQVINLYGPTETTSNSTFSSIKNELFVPMGKPVRNTKVLVLNKEMERTAVGETGELYIGGTSVSRGYFENRSLTATQFLPDPFEHGKRLYKTGDLARLMVNGELEFVGRIDEQIKINGKRADLNEVEAVLRTHPSVKEAIVFPLVQEGTTILAFCTGNAEEEEIKEYLRKWLPVYMVPAKIIVLAEFPLNNNGKTDRSSLLALYNRLEKGRYVSPKTELEQVITGIWKSVIKKEQVGIRDNFFELGGHSLNATQIISRIRKIYELDVPVSLLFESETVENLAKGIQELYPHEDKYIRLVSEAYLKAEKMASEEAKI from the coding sequence GTGGATAGCAAAACGCTTTCTTACAGGGAACTTAACAGCAAAGTGAACTGTTTGGCAAGATATATTAAACAATATATCAATCCAGAGGACCGTGTAGCTATCTTTCTTCCAAGATCTGAAGAGGCTGTCATTAGTATATTAGCAGTTTTAAAGGCGGGAGGCTGCTTTGTTCCAATTGACGTGAAGTGGCCTGTTAACCGAGTACAATACGCTATTAAGAACAGTGGCGCATCCTTAGCGATTACAAAAGAACAAGCTGGTTTGAAAGATATTAACTTAGGCATTAAAGTCCTGGACTTGGAAGCAGAGCGATTAAAAATTCAGCAGGAAGTTGAAGTGCCTTTCGTATCTTCCGTTCTTCCTGAACAACTAGCTTATGTACTTTTCACTTCAGGTTCAACCGGTATGCCTAAAGGCGTTTCAGTTCAGCATGACAGCCTGCTAAATTATATTTTATGGGTGGATCAGCAGTTCAAAAACGAGGACTTAAAGCTACCTTTTATTTCAGAACTTGGATTTGACGCCTTTTTAAAACAACTGTTTTATCCGTTGATGAGGGGAAAAAAGGTAACACTCTTTTCAGAAGAAGATGTTCTTGAGCCAGTTCGCTTTCTTGAGAAATTTTTAGAATATGAACTGAATACTTTGAACCTAGTTCCTTCTCTATGGAATGTTCTAGTGGGGGAAATACTTAAAGATGATATCCTAGCAGAAAAAGTAAAAACAGGAATAACTCATCTGTTGGTAGGTGGAGAAAAAATCAGCAGTGTTCTGCTCAAAGATACATGGGAGCTGTTTCCGAATATACAGGTTATTAATCTATATGGCCCTACAGAAACTACTTCGAATTCAACGTTCTCCTCTATCAAAAATGAATTGTTTGTGCCAATGGGAAAACCAGTTAGAAATACGAAGGTGTTGGTGCTGAACAAGGAAATGGAAAGAACAGCTGTAGGGGAGACTGGAGAGCTCTATATAGGAGGGACATCTGTTTCCCGCGGCTATTTTGAAAACCGGAGCCTGACCGCAACTCAATTCTTGCCTGATCCATTCGAACACGGAAAAAGGCTTTATAAAACTGGAGATCTTGCCCGCCTCATGGTAAACGGTGAGCTTGAATTTGTCGGACGCATTGACGAACAGATAAAAATTAATGGCAAACGGGCTGATTTAAATGAAGTGGAAGCGGTGTTGAGGACACATCCTTCTGTGAAAGAAGCAATCGTCTTTCCGCTTGTCCAAGAAGGAACAACGATCCTTGCTTTCTGCACTGGGAATGCAGAAGAAGAGGAGATAAAAGAGTACTTAAGAAAGTGGCTGCCGGTGTATATGGTGCCAGCCAAAATTATCGTTTTAGCCGAGTTTCCGCTTAATAATAACGGCAAGACAGATAGAAGTTCACTGCTGGCCTTATACAATAGGCTTGAGAAAGGAAGGTATGTTTCTCCGAAAACTGAATTGGAACAAGTAATAACAGGGATATGGAAAAGTGTCATTAAAAAAGAGCAAGTAGGAATCAGAGACAATTTTTTCGAACTGGGCGGGCATTCATTGAACGCTACGCAAATCATTTCCCGTATAAGGAAAATTTATGAGCTCGATGTACCGGTCAGTCTGTTATTTGAATCAGAGACAGTTGAAAATCTGGCAAAGGGTATTCAAGAACTATACCCGCATGAAGATAAGTATATTCGACTGGTTTCCGAAGCTTATCTAAAAGCCGAAAAAATGGCTTCCGAAGAAGCAAAGATATGA